The nucleotide sequence ACTTCGGACACACATCTCCCACCAAGAACCTTACCTTGTACAACCTCCTGGTAGCCAGAGTAGCTGATGTTATCAACATGAAATGTGATACCTTTAAGAAAGGTAGTGTAAAGATACTATGTCATTTTATAAAGTGAATTGATTGTTGATTTTAAGGGATAACAGGATTTTCTTATATTATTAGCAGAACACAGCAACTATATTAAATTTGGTTGAAGGGTTGCAAGCCATGAACACAAGTAATAAAAGCACCTTATAAGTTTGTGCCTGTGTATAACAATCTTGTTTTCATGTATGTATTTTATGTCATGACATGCATATGTACCAATGTATCTTCATAAAGATACAACTGATGTTGCACTGTAGACCTACTCAAAATATATTGGAGTTTATCATTTGAATAAATCTTATGTACAATATCTTCAGAAACAAAACATTTTCTTTGTGCATCACTAaaaacaatacacaaatatttatgcTTTATTGATTGAAAGCTAAACGAGTATTAATGTATTTCTTTGaccaattttataaaattgacaagTTGTAAGCAAGCCTGTTTTGCTTCTTCGTAATTTTTTACCACGTGTCTGTATTGAGATTACATCCTGTGGGTATTTAGTGAACTGAGAGGATATTATGTATGTATTCAGTCAAGTGAAAAGGTACCATGTATGTATTCAGTCAACTGAGAGAATATTGTGTATATATTCAGTCAACTGAGAGGTTATCATGTCTGTATTCAGTCAACTGAGAGGATATCAtgtctgtatttaaaaaaaagtgtgatGATATCTGTATTCAGTCAACTGAGATTATGTCATATCTGTATTCAGTCATTTTAGAGGATAACATGTCTGAATTCAGTTGAGTGCTTTGATATCATGCCTGTGTTCAGTCGACTGATATCATGTTTTTAGTCAGTCAACTGAGAAGATATCATGTCTATGTAAGTCAATATCTGTCTTCAGTCAACTGAGAGGGTAACATGTCTTTATTCATTCAACTGAGAGGGTAACATGTCTGTATTCAGTCAACTGAAAGGAAATCATGTCTTTATTCAGTCAACTGAGATGACACCCTGTCTGTATTCAGTGAAAGGAGAGGATAGTGTGTCTGTATTCAGTCAACTGAAAGGAAATCATGTATGTATTCAGTCAACTGAGATGACACCCTGTCTGAAAGGAGAGgatagtgtgtatgtattcagTCAACTGAGAGGATATTATGTGTATATTCAGTCAACTGAGAGGATATGATTAGTGTATTCAGTAAAGTGAGAGGATATGATGTGAGTATTCAGTCAACTGAGAGGATATGATGTCTGTATTCATTCAACTGAGAGGGTATAATGTATGTTATTCAGTCAACTGTGAGGATATAATGTGTATTCAGTCAACTGAGAAGAAATCATGTCTTTGTTCAGTCAACTGAGAGGAGATCATGTCTGTATTCAGTGAACTAAGAGAATATCATGTCTGTATTCAGTAAACTCAGAGGATATCATATTTGTATTCAGTCAACTGAGATTACCTAATGTCTGTATTCAGTGAACCACAGTGGAGTGATCATCAACACAGGGGGCTGGGTAAGAGGCTCAGGCTATGACTCCCTTAAACACACTGCTGGATCTTTTGAAGGTAGGATTTGTTAGTTTACCTATATAAGCACAGATGTTATAAATATGAaatgattttaatgtaaaatcaaagtactgacagtactggtgtgacgatgcttttgaagaggatggatataaaacatcaatttaagtctatctatatcaccacaattgtgtatgttgatacgaacatttgggtacgataaaaaatttgggtacgaaaattttgggtacgaaaaaaaaatttggtacgaaaaaaaattgcgtacaaaacatttttggtacgaaaaaaagtttaggggtacggggaagtagtacccgtggataAATTGACCAATTGAgcaaaactgggaggcgggtcacaatcttgttcattaagtatggcaataccttcatgatgattctcgaaagtaggtatgagcacatagccggaccatgtgagctcaatcgtatgagcacttgactatccgagttggcccacgaacatatggaaagttaactaatagcgaaatgaccttataatgtatatgctgaaatctaacaatcgaacgaaatatcaaacatggtatgtacacttaggtggttttgtaatttctgttagaatattgtattcaatatgtaaattttaaatgattgtgcccgcacttgagtttgttgccttgtttgagtctatacgcgcctaggctgcaccaagtctgtgtatttgtgtttttccaaggtaatgagttacctccgcgctgaggctgcataatgttgggacccggagtgtgtccagcactcctacctaataagattagattgacgacagttgggacgaattttgaatgatagctgcaatttccagctatttgttttgtactgaaatactttttaattttttatatggtcaaatgctgcgtgggggggggatgagattatccggaaaaaaacacctgtccggaatggtgaccacaaaacagataaaatgtaacattgcgccgggagcgggaatcgaaccggtgtcgtaaaagtGAAAAAGCGAAcatccttaccactgcgctagcgggacagacaattacgcaaagaaatgttgttttatctatatatatcatatcaGTACAGcctttacaatttgcaggttcgaaattgttcgcattctttagttttgtgatcacgtaaacagttaatattacatgtttttattcgcaatttatttactaaatcgagaacaaatatcaaacaaaatagagaaaatatatagttgtttcattggtccataaaaaaaaaatggatgtaaaattactaattttaaattaacgttctgatacacttattgaatctgtttccccaggatatgctgttctattaatatttacctttatcaacacgaacgacaactctgctaggagaatgttatcaatgaaaatcaacgagcaatctcctacgcagtggcgaatgccaagggaagtaactgaaaaatcgagttatctcgattggactggctcggtcttttacataggtcaccattatgaagaatttttttactggttatcaaaccttagacgacgctgttccagcatcgtcaaaaatgatgtCTTATTGACTCTTAGTATTGTTTTCTGTTTATACTACATGACTTTATCTCTTATAATTTGTGATTTTATCTCCTTTTTAATAGTATGATTGTGATGCAttttataatatgatattatAAATGTACTGCTGTGTAACTAAACAAAAAGCTCTGTATAACAGAGTGaatattgtaaattaaaataaagtaacCTATAAATATTATTACTAAATGCAGGAACATTGCCCTTGTTAACATAAGGAACTGGAATTCCTTATCAAGCAGTTTCCACCTAATCTTGAtattggctaagaagagactttctttaaaccaaaaatatcatataagtggaaagtgttgcatactgcacaggctaatatgggaccacacttaacgcacatgtatttagcccagttttcccagaacatggctcATATGGTAAAGGATTATCATTTCAGTGGACATTATAGCAATCCTAGACCAAGAGCGACTCTACACAGAGATGAAAAGGGACATGCCTGACTTTGTGCAGATTATTTTGTTGCCAAAATCTGGTGGGGTAAGCTTGTTACAATTGTGCATTACTGATACTAATCAACATTAGATGTGATGCTCTGTGTAATCAACATAAAATGTGATGCTCTGTGTACTAGAAATTAAATGTGTGAGTTTGTTAATTACATATGGGCTAACTATTAagttgtgtaactgtttaatgttacttttgtgtgtgtttttttaagacactttaataatttatttcttttcttttcttttttagctcatctattttttgaaaaaaaattatgagctattgtcatcaccttggcgtcggcgtcggcgtcggcgtcggcgttggcgtcggcgtccggttaagttttgcgtttaggtccacttttctcagaaagtatcaatgctattgcattcaaacttggtacacttacttactatcatgaggggaatgggcaggcaaagttagataactctggcgtgcattttgacagaattatgtgccctttttatacttaaaaaattgaaaattttggttaagttttgcgtttagttccacttttctcagtaagtatcaatgctattgcattcaaacttggtacacttacttactatcatgaggggactgggcaggcaaagttagataactctggcatgcattttgacagaattatgtgccctttttatacttagaaaattgacaattttggttaagttttgtgtttaggtccattttattccttaagcatcaaagctattgctttcatacttgcaacacttactaactatcataaggggactgtgcaggcaaagtaatgtaactctgactggcattttgacagaattatgtgccctttttatacttagaaaattgaaaatttgattaagttttgtgtttaggtccactttattcctacagtatcaaagctattgctttcatacttgcaagatttatgaactatcataaggggacggtgcaggcaaagttatgtaactctgactggcatttggacggaattatgggccctttatacttagaaaattgaaaatttggttaagatttatgttttggtccactttacccctaaagtatcatagatattgctttcatacttggaacactcacaaactatcataagggtacagtaaaaggacaagttgcataactctggttgtcattgttacggaattatggcccttttttgacttagtaacttttaatatatggttaatttttgtgtttcgatccactcgaagtatcaaggctattgctttcaaacttcaaatacttacatgctatcatgaggtcactgtacctggcaacttgaattttactttgacctttgaatgaccttgactctcaaggtcaaattattaaattttgctaaaattgccataacttctttatttatgattagatttgattgatactcttacctgacataccacaatagacttcacccaaaccatcccccgtgccctcccccccccctccccccctccccccccctaattttttttttttttttttttttttttttttaagatcatctcacaaatgaccaccacaccctcacactatacccccacccccaccccccccccccacccaccccacccccccaattttttttttgatttttttttttttttttttttaagatcacatctcacaaattatcaccacacaccctcacactatcataataccccccccccattttttttttaaaacgcttattttgaaataccgtccaaccatcgcaacccaaaccccccccccccccccccccccccccccccccccccccccccccccccccgattttttttttttttttttttttttttttcgctttttggaagataatgtaataaatgtccacaaccccacactatacacccctcttcactccactcctccctcctttgtgattgaaaatgagagtcccttcacctttaaaaagaaaatagatgagcggtctgcacccgcaaggcggtgctcttgttaaacaaTATTCCACtttaatgtacatatattttatagCAGAAGCATCTTCATAGAAATATGTATGTGTTTGTCAGGTTGTGGAGAGAAGTTCCAATCAGCGGTCAGACGCCAGGGATTCTGCAATACGCAACTACTTTTATGGCCCCAAAAATACCCTGTTTCCACACACCTTTGAAGTGAAATGTTCGGAAATCAAAATTTACAAGATTGGTGGTAAGGCTGTGGTTCCAACACTTAAAATTAAGGTATAAGTaattatgcccccagaacataggttctgggggcatattaaaatcgcaccgtccattagttagtcagttagtcagtccgttaatccgtccggattagtttccgttcaataagtcaagcaattgtcatcagatcttcaccaaacttcatgaaaatgtgtaaggcaataacatctagggcaagttcgataatcggccaaagtGACCCAGACACTCtcgagttacggcccttgaatcatcgtaaaattgggttttTTCTTGTTCTAAGTAAGTTGCTTACCAGTTGTGTCATAGGTGGTAAATTCAggataatgaaaattatattgcTTGAGACGTTTCAATTATATGTTTTTCGAAAGTGCATACTGTCATTTAATGATTGTCATTTCTGGTAAGGTTTAGCTTTCTTTTCAAAAGCATAATTCTTGATGCTTTGAAGTGAACGGTATTCTCAAATGATCATGAGTCTGGTTGGTGTTTCAGCTCCGTCTCTCCCGGACTCCTGTCTGCCACTGGGCATGAAACCACAGGATAACAAGACCAAACTTGTGCCATTGCTGCCAAGTGAGTAAATGTCTCTGATAAAATAAGTCTGTTTCATTGTACATAAAAATCAGTTATGGTGGCAAAATGATTATGATACATTGATTGGCTGGCTTAATATTGCTATAAGGTTTCCTTATACTGGTTTTCATCAAGTTTTATGCAATTCTCTTTTACGATATGAATAATTGACATGATTAACTGGGTACTATTGTTTGTCATTTGCTATTGCAGGTACCAGCTTGTTACATCATGTGTACAGTGTGAGTTCAGCTGAGTCGGCAGAGGAGAATGTCATAGAAGCCAACGTGATCGGCTTTGTTGTCTTGTAAGAATTTGTTACTtaaataattatacccccacaaatgaagttttggggggtatataggagtgaacttgtatgtcggtctgtctgtcggtctgatGCTCGGTGGGTCCGTATtaaggtcacatggtcacttagtgtgttttaaacattcagcatgttgtctgctctctaattcaagtattttttatccaatcttcaccaaacttggtcagaagttgtatctagatgatctcaaggccaagtttgaacatgggccacgctgggccaaaaactaggtcacggggtcactaagtgcatttttagcgaggctgttttctgagaaaacccaatgtattttcatagccagctcgtcgtgtcatgTCTGTTGTCATGCTGttcgccgtccgcgtcgtgctaaaacctgaacattttgttaaggttttgaacattggctctaaaatcaaagtgcttccacctacaactttgaaacttcatatgtagctgaaccttgatgagttctacatgccacgtCCAACtttgggtcactcggtcaaaggtcaaggtcactgtggcctcttaaaaaaataaaattctgattcaaaactgcaaccgcagctgagcgttggcacccgttatgcggtgctcttgtttaacattcattatggtgtccgctctctaacttaagtagttttcatccaatcttcaccaaacttggtcagaagttttatataaatgatctcaaggccatgtttgaacatgtgccatgctgggtcaaaatctaggtcacggggtcacttagtgccttttaaacattgagcatggtgtcctctctcttattgaagtagtttacttcagatcttcaccaaacttggtcagaagttttatcaagatgatttctaggtcatgttcgaacatgggccatgccgggccaaaaactaggtcacgggatcacttagtgcgttttacacattcagcatggtgttccatatttcaagtacttttcatccctCTACATGTGGGGATAATCGTAACGTCTGTGACTAAGCTCTAGTTGCAACTGCCATGGGGTCACTTTCAGGGTCAAAGTAAAAATACAGGACTTAGTTGTTAAAAATTGGGCTTGTGCCAACTGTTACTTCCTCATGCATTGACAgtatttgtattaatttgtcATAAATGCACACCTATATGAGATATCATTTATAAAATGTCtaatttgtatgtcccccacccactatagtgggggacatattgtttttgccctgtctgttggtctgtacgttggtctgtttgctccaactttaacatttgcaataactttttcaatattcaagatagcaacttgatatttggcatgcatgtgtacttcatggagctgcacattttgagtggtgaaaggtcaaggtcatccttcaaggtcagaggtcaaatttatgtggccaaaatcactcattttattaatacttttgctatatttaagatagcaacttgatatttggcatgcatgtgtatctcatggagccacacattttgagtggtgaaaggtcaaggtcaaggtcatccttcaaggtcagaggtcaaatatatgtggccaaaatcgctcattttatgaatactttggcaatattgaagacaccaacttgatatttggcatgcatgtttatctcatggagccgcacattttgagtggtgaaaggtcaaggtcatccttcaaggtcagaggtcaagtatatgtggccaaaatcgcacattttatgaatactttggcaatattgaaaatatcaacttgatatttggcatgcatgtgtatctcatggagctgcacattttgagtggtgaaaggtcaaggtcatccttcaaggtcagtggtcaaaaaaaatataatcaaagcggcgcagaaggggacatattgtttctgacaaacacatttttgaagATTGagaatagcaacttgatatttggcatgcatgtgtatctcatgaagctgcacattttcagtgatggaaaatcaaggtcaaggtcatccttcaaggtaaaaaaaaatgtttcaaagcagcgttctcatgaagctgcacatttttagtaatggaagttcaaggtcaaggtcatccttcacggtcaaaggtcaaaaaataataaatcaaagcggtgtctcatgaagctgcacattttgagtggtggaagttcatggtcaaggtcattcttcaaggtcaaggtcatccttcaaggtctaaggccaatttttttttttaattcaaagcggcgttctcataaagctgcacattttgagtggtggaaggtcaaggtcatccttcaaggtcaaggtcatccttcaaggtcaaaggttaaaaaaaaatcaaagtggcgttctcatgaagcttcacattttgaatggtggaagttcaaggtcaaggtcattcttcaaggtcaaggtcatccgtcaaggtcatccttcaaggtcaaaggtaaaaaaaaatcaaagcggtgtctcatgaaactgcacatttcgagtggtggaagttcaaggtcaaggtcatccttcaaggtcaaggtcatccttcaaggtcaaaggtaaaaaaaaaacactcttttttttcaaagcggcgttctcatgaagctgcacattttgagtggtggaagttcaaggtcaagggtcaaaaaaaaaaatcaaagcggcgcagaaggggacatagtgtttccgacaaacacatttcttgttttacatAAAACAATGTTTAAGATTCCCGTGGATGTAGACATCAGCAATCAAGCATTTTGTGATTGACATACAGGTTTAGACATATTGACAATTAAATGTTACAATAAAAGTACATctttgtgtaaatatgttttagttttatttaaataaaaattttgcAACAGCTTCATAgcttaaaaaaaaagcatttataatatcagttaattaaactcttgtgaaatatttttaaaaaagattAAATGTATGTAGTTTTCAGCATAAAACACAACCTTAAAATACAGTTTATAATTGCCTTTTATACTAACAATCTAGAAGCTAAATGCCTGACCGTCCAGTTAATGCTATCACCATCATGGTAAGAGCCAGGTTCAAGCCTCTGCAGTATCGCTATATCATACTTGACTAAATACGCTGTTGATTTATTCAGGTAATTTGTGATTGAGTGAGATCACATTTCTGATAGTGTTCATTTGTTCAGTTTTAGTTTAGatagtatttgttttttttagtattttagaTGTATAAAATAGAGTTTAAAAAAATTGAGTGGGACACAGTTCTTCAGTTTTGACATGTATTTGGTTCAAACTGGTTTCTGTGTATATGAGATGTTTCATTTTGCAACTTTGAAGGTAGATAAAAAAAATTGCAGCTTTTATTGTCAGGCTCTATTATGTCTGTACCAAGGCAGTGTGGTAAGCGAACAactacaacgagcgaggcatggtttAGGGAAGATAACCCtaggttatggttaggttagagTTAGGGTAAAGGgttgggttagggttaaggttacggctaaccctaacccaaacccaaaccctaaccctaattGTAGGGCATTATCACTCAGTATTAGCTATAGTTTCAGGTATTGCTTGTACAAATCCCTAAAGGAAGGGGGTAAATTGTAGTCACTCTGTTAGTATCGTTAGATATATGTCCTCAAAAGTGTTTTGAGGGAAATCCTGCCATATTTCTTCAGCGGGTAAATAGAAGTTGCTGtcattattgttattgtaatgttTAACCATGGGACCTAATTTAGATGGTTCATTAATATAATGCttattgaacattatttatgTTCTTGAAATAACACTCTTATTACACGCATTGTAAACTCCTCTATTTCAGTACTGAATACCATCAAGACAGAAACAGCTTTACTGTGTTATCTCCTGCACCTCACCCACTTCCTAGACCCATTCTTCTACAGACAGAGCTGCAGTTCATGGACATACATTAATAGTTGGCCAATACGGAATGGCAACTTCTGGGCTAATTTTGTAATACGCTGTTTGTACATTCAACAGTTTATTCTCGGCCAAAATACCAAACAGTGGGACAATCTTGATGGCAAAAGTGATATTGTACACAAATACTGGTCTTTTTTGTTAAACACTGTTTATACAGTATATTCTAGGGAAAAAACACCTTGTCAGTATTTTTACAGACATGCTGAAAGAGCAATATGTAGAATAAGTTCTACATGCCCTGGGAAAAGTTATGATTTTGAGAAAGCAAAATGAATGCCCATATGGCCATGAAATGTAGGATAACTAAAGTCATGCCTTTTATTGACAATGGATAGCAATGGACCAGCTGGTTAACAGTATTGTGACAGTAAATGATCTAATAGGTTGCAAACATTTTGTGGCATAGGATTTGTAAGTAACTGTCcatgtaaattaataattgttttcagctcacctgagaaAAACATGCTCATAGTGAGATTGTGTGATCAACTTTTTGTGTTGGCCATCAACATTAAAACTATAGAGGCAATACATTTAGCCCAGTCTTAATTAAACtaagtaaaaacatttttgtaacaataacatatttgcttagttcaaaactgggtcatgtgatgtcaagaaactaggtcacttggtaatattaaaaaaaaaaacttgttaacactctataactCTTATTTtcagcccaatcatcatgaattttgcgcaaacttttgttcttatgatttcttaaaaaacttgaaaatggGTCTTTTCCATTGAAAAACAATTCCACCATGGTGGGGTgtgacagttttccttatttggtggtagtgaaaccttgtgaacattctTGTAGTCAACTTTGTTTTCAATGAACATTTAACTTGtgcagaacatttgttccaactATACCTGCCAAGTTGTAAAATGGTTCCAGAAACATCACAAAAGCTGCACAGATTAATTAACCTCCTGCAATTCTCAAGTGAGCTGTAAAGAATCACAAAAGGCTTAATTCAACCATTTTCTTAGTTTAAGACCAAGCTCTAATTTCTTACTTGTTACTTTTTTTCATTCTGGCATTTTTTTAACACATCCATCAGCTTCAGATGGAATTGATTGATAATAGATAAATATTGCTacacatgtttaattaataaaatatttggtgTGTTCcaaaaattgtaccaacataTGCGCAATATCTGTAAATTATTCAAGGTTAAACACATAATTTCAGACTTTTCAACAAACTGCTAACATTTAGAATTGAACTATGTTGAatgtaaaaattataaattgagtGACCATAATGGCATTCTGATTTTGATTTTTTGTATGCCCCTGCAGGGTTTCTTTGTAActttccgtcagtccgtctgtcagtcagtctgtctgtccgtcagtctgtccgtcagaaaactttaacattgcccataacttttgcaatattgaagataggaacttgatatttggcatacgtgtgtatctcatgggactgcacattttgattggtgaaaggccaagatcatccttcaaggtcaaaggtcaaatatatggcttcaaagcagcgcagtaggggggcattgtgtttctgacaaacacatctcttgttcttttatATTACATCAACATCGGCTGTTTTCCCATGGCAAAAATAATTAGTATATATAAGATCATataaaaatttcatgaaaatggctaataaaaaatacttacaaaacaaaattattatctTCATTGTAAGAAAAAACTTAAATACTGAGCACTTAATAATGTACAATTGCAGTATAACAttgtattttaatgataaacatgaTAGAATTTGGAATGAGGatatatttaattgatatttagaatatttcattggtCCCAATATCTTGGTTATTCACCCTATTTTGTCCTATTCAAAAAGCTAAAGCATACTGCACAAAAACCGTTTGAGATTGAAGTAGGACAGGGTGGGCCGACGAACGGCATGTCATGACCAGCTCTGTAGACCTAGGCTATTTATTCTATTGTGCATATAAATTATTTAAGCAATTTATATGCACTCTATAGCAATATATGCACATAGGACACTTGTTACACTCATAACTTCTTTTCCTAGCCAGCTTGAGGGCTGTTTTTTTGGCCTGTAGTTGATTCTAAATTATTAATGGCACACATAACTTTGTCATAGGGATACCGAGTTGAGTTGGAGTGGAAAGTCGCTCTCCCCAGTAAAGTAAAAAAGCAAAATCAATCACGTTCTTACATAACCATTTTAACAGGGTTGCCTGACATATGTCCATGCCATAATGTAGATCTATATGCACAACAGATTTTACAAAACAGTTTAattaagctttaaagggatcttttcacggtttggtaaattgataaaattgaaaaaagttgtttcaaattcgcaaattttcggtttagttatgatatttgtgaggaaacagtattactaaacatttgccatggtctaatatagccattatatgcatcttttgacgatttaaaaacataaaaattaaaaagcgttgcaacgcgaaacaattgaataatttggagagttctgttgttgttgtttaaatttgtgaaactacgatgattgcttatataacgtacaAAATACGCagcttatgtatgcttggcaggagaGCCCAGTTGGTTAATGCGTTTTTTAACTTCAggtttccgggggtcactggttcgagccctgccgcgggctacttttttcctttttaaattttatatttgatttttactggagcttttaaaatttcatgtttacatttatcaatataaagcatttaatgacaaacttcaaaacatgcaaaatctgtgaaaaggcccctttaaggtagaGATGCGGATGTAACACGCGAATTTTCGTCTTTTGGAGGAGATTcggtaattaataaataaatgacatgatTCATAACAAAGCTTCAGTTCGAACAAGCTCGGACGGATGCGCTGCACTTTTTATATAACACGTTTGCATGAACGTGTTATATATTACAACAATTATGTCCCTCAAGTTTTTCACAATACATCtgt is from Dreissena polymorpha isolate Duluth1 chromosome 14, UMN_Dpol_1.0, whole genome shotgun sequence and encodes:
- the LOC127858542 gene encoding polyribonucleotide 5'-hydroxyl-kinase Clp1-like isoform X2; this encodes MLVSGKAEIFGSELAIGKKYAFKASSKVAVFTWHSCHIKISGKTEVAYISQETPMVVYLNTHVALEQMRMKSEEDTSRGPRIMICGPTDVGKSTLCNLLLNYGVRLGRAPMLVDLDVGQGQVSIPCTMGAFTVERPSDLEEGFSQSAPIVFHFGHTSPTKNLTLYNLLVARVADVINMKCDTFKKVNHSGVIINTGGWVRGSGYDSLKHTAGSFEVDIIAILDQERLYTEMKRDMPDFVQIILLPKSGGVVERSSNQRSDARDSAIRNYFYGPKNTLFPHTFEVKCSEIKIYKIGAPSLPDSCLPLGMKPQDNKTKLVPLLPSTSLLHHVYSVSSAESAEENVIEANVIGFVVFTEYHQDRNSFTVLSPAPHPLPRPILLQTELQFMDIH
- the LOC127858542 gene encoding polyribonucleotide 5'-hydroxyl-kinase Clp1-like isoform X1, which translates into the protein MTEKEQGVEDFQLVKESELRFEVESKSKVTLELVSGKAEIFGSELAIGKKYAFKASSKVAVFTWHSCHIKISGKTEVAYISQETPMVVYLNTHVALEQMRMKSEEDTSRGPRIMICGPTDVGKSTLCNLLLNYGVRLGRAPMLVDLDVGQGQVSIPCTMGAFTVERPSDLEEGFSQSAPIVFHFGHTSPTKNLTLYNLLVARVADVINMKCDTFKKVNHSGVIINTGGWVRGSGYDSLKHTAGSFEVDIIAILDQERLYTEMKRDMPDFVQIILLPKSGGVVERSSNQRSDARDSAIRNYFYGPKNTLFPHTFEVKCSEIKIYKIGAPSLPDSCLPLGMKPQDNKTKLVPLLPSTSLLHHVYSVSSAESAEENVIEANVIGFVVFTEYHQDRNSFTVLSPAPHPLPRPILLQTELQFMDIH